A DNA window from Rhizobium acidisoli contains the following coding sequences:
- a CDS encoding ABC transporter ATP-binding protein yields MAVVVLDKICKTYGNSYHAIKDLSLTIHDGEFLILVGPSGCGKSTALRMIAGLEEISSGTLSIGGQDVVDLAPKDRDIAMVFQSYALYPHMTVFDNIAFSMKLAGKTKAERTKRVHEIAKILQLESLLGNKPAQLSGGQRQRVAMGRAMVREPAAFLMDEPLSNLDAKLRVQMRAEIASLQRQLGVTTIYVTHDQTEALTMGDRVAVLKGGVLQQVDTPKALYHRPVNAFVAGFIGSPSMNLFEGRLEGMRIHLPGFSIPLSDSAFERAPGLSAFEGKALIFGVRPEDLYDSRLPSGASYPTIPVVVKSIEELGSELIVHLKIDAVRIDSGDPDAVEDLSGAANAVARFEAVSTVETGQSINLAIDPAKLHFFHPQTHMALN; encoded by the coding sequence GTGGCTGTGGTTGTACTGGACAAAATCTGCAAGACCTATGGAAACAGCTACCATGCGATCAAGGATCTGAGCCTGACGATCCATGATGGCGAGTTTCTGATCCTGGTCGGCCCGTCCGGATGCGGAAAATCGACCGCGCTCCGCATGATCGCCGGGCTTGAGGAAATCAGCAGTGGAACCTTGAGTATCGGCGGTCAGGACGTCGTCGATCTTGCGCCGAAGGACCGGGACATTGCCATGGTCTTCCAGAGTTATGCGCTTTATCCGCACATGACGGTGTTCGACAACATTGCCTTTTCGATGAAGCTGGCCGGAAAGACCAAGGCCGAGCGAACCAAGCGCGTTCACGAGATTGCCAAGATCCTGCAGCTGGAAAGCCTGCTCGGCAACAAGCCGGCCCAGCTTTCCGGCGGCCAGCGCCAGCGTGTTGCGATGGGTCGCGCCATGGTCCGCGAGCCCGCGGCATTCCTGATGGACGAACCGCTTTCCAACCTCGATGCCAAGCTGCGTGTGCAGATGCGCGCCGAGATCGCAAGCCTGCAGCGGCAGCTGGGCGTGACGACGATTTACGTGACGCATGATCAGACCGAAGCCCTGACGATGGGTGATCGCGTCGCGGTGCTGAAGGGCGGCGTGCTCCAGCAGGTGGACACGCCCAAGGCCCTCTATCACCGCCCGGTCAATGCGTTTGTCGCAGGCTTCATCGGCTCGCCGTCGATGAACCTCTTCGAAGGGCGGCTGGAGGGCATGCGGATCCATCTGCCGGGCTTCTCGATCCCCTTGTCCGACAGCGCCTTCGAGCGGGCTCCCGGCCTTTCCGCCTTCGAGGGAAAGGCGCTGATCTTTGGGGTCAGGCCCGAAGACCTCTATGACAGCCGGTTGCCGTCCGGAGCCTCCTATCCGACGATCCCGGTTGTCGTGAAGTCGATCGAGGAGCTCGGCTCCGAGTTGATCGTGCACTTGAAGATCGACGCGGTCCGGATCGACTCGGGCGACCCCGATGCCGTCGAAGATTTGAGCGGTGCCGCCAACGCCGTCGCCCGCTTCGAGGCTGTCAGCACGGTCGAGACGGGCCAATCGATCAATCTGGCAATCGACCCGGCGAAACTGCACTTTTTCCATCCTCAAACGCATATGGCTTTGAACTGA